A DNA window from Chryseobacterium sp. MEBOG06 contains the following coding sequences:
- a CDS encoding glycosyl transferase family 1, translating into MEQKKILIITYYWPPAGGPGVQRWLKFAKYLPDFDWKPIIYTPENPSYPLLDETLMKEVPENIEMVRTKIWEPYQLAEKLNKSNKKFKAGQFDVGKNQSWKSKLSIWVRGNFFIPDARVFWVKPSIQFLEKYLKENKIDTIVTSGPPHSLHLIGLGLKDQLPNLKWIADFRDPWTEISYYKHLKLTKSSDKKHRQLESAVFKNADITLATSYTDAENFRKAGANAFCITNGFDESDSAEKVKDQTILSAHSESNPNGAFILSYIGVLEQLRNPENLWKALNELVKENSEFAEYFKLKFAGRIDDKILSSIENSNLKNHILNLGYLSHGKAVEEMENSEMLLITNFPNESSRGIIPGKIFEYLASGKQILSFGPEKADVAKILEETQAGKHFSYHDTETVKTFILEKFELWKSGELHKNTQHIEQFSRRNLTKQLTEIL; encoded by the coding sequence ATGGAACAGAAGAAAATACTGATTATCACCTATTACTGGCCTCCTGCGGGAGGCCCTGGTGTTCAAAGATGGCTGAAGTTTGCCAAATATCTGCCTGATTTTGATTGGAAACCCATCATTTATACACCGGAAAACCCGAGCTATCCTTTACTGGATGAAACACTTATGAAAGAGGTTCCGGAAAATATTGAAATGGTAAGAACCAAGATCTGGGAACCTTACCAGCTGGCAGAAAAACTGAATAAGAGCAATAAGAAATTTAAGGCCGGACAGTTTGATGTAGGTAAAAATCAAAGTTGGAAATCCAAACTATCAATCTGGGTAAGAGGAAATTTTTTCATTCCTGACGCCAGAGTCTTTTGGGTAAAACCTTCCATTCAGTTTTTGGAAAAATACCTGAAAGAAAATAAAATAGACACCATCGTTACTTCCGGTCCGCCCCACTCTCTTCACCTGATTGGTTTAGGGCTTAAAGATCAATTGCCAAACCTGAAATGGATTGCCGATTTCCGTGATCCGTGGACAGAAATTTCTTACTATAAACATTTAAAGCTGACTAAAAGTTCTGATAAAAAACACAGGCAGCTTGAAAGTGCAGTTTTTAAAAATGCAGATATTACTCTGGCGACAAGCTATACTGATGCAGAGAATTTCAGAAAGGCAGGCGCCAATGCATTCTGTATTACCAATGGATTTGATGAAAGTGATTCTGCTGAAAAAGTAAAAGATCAGACAATTCTCTCTGCTCATTCGGAAAGTAATCCAAACGGAGCTTTTATTTTGAGCTATATCGGAGTTTTGGAGCAGCTTAGAAATCCTGAAAATCTTTGGAAAGCGCTTAATGAACTGGTAAAAGAAAATTCAGAATTTGCAGAATACTTCAAACTCAAATTTGCAGGAAGAATTGATGACAAGATATTAAGTTCTATTGAAAATTCAAATCTTAAAAACCACATTCTGAATCTGGGATATCTTTCTCACGGCAAAGCTGTTGAAGAAATGGAAAACTCAGAAATGCTTCTTATCACCAATTTTCCAAATGAGTCTTCCAGAGGAATTATCCCCGGAAAAATATTTGAATATCTCGCTTCAGGAAAGCAGATTTTGTCATTTGGTCCGGAAAAAGCAGATGTTGCAAAGATTTTAGAAGAAACTCAGGCTGGGAAACATTTCAGTTATCATGATACTGAAACCGTTAAAACATTTATTCTTGAAAAATTTGAACTATGGAAAAGCGGAGAACTTCATAAGAATACCCAGCATATCGAGCAGTTTTCAAGAAGAAATCTTACTAAACAACTCACTGAAATTTTATAA
- a CDS encoding YpdA family putative bacillithiol disulfide reductase gives MEILDILIIGAGPIGLNCAIEAQKNNLKYVIIEKGTIVNSLYNYPLYMRFFSTAEKLEIDGTPFISTAPKPGRQDALEYYQGIARQKELSIHLYERVVKVSKKEGIFEIETTKGRYHAKNVVIATGFYDIPNLMNIPGEDLPKVKHYYTEPYPYARQKIVVVGSSNSAVDAALETYRKGAEVTMIIRHPEISKSVKYWVKPDIENRIAEGSITAHFNAELNEIRENSVIFKTNDGQVHEIENDFVLAMTGYLPDFDFLKNSGIELNGDCLNPFYNPETMETNVPDLYLAGVVCGGKDTHLWFIENSRIHANIIIGHIIKRYSTDRS, from the coding sequence ATGGAAATTTTGGACATTCTTATTATAGGAGCCGGCCCTATCGGTTTAAACTGTGCCATTGAAGCTCAGAAAAACAACCTTAAATATGTAATTATAGAAAAAGGGACCATTGTCAATTCACTGTACAATTATCCTTTATATATGCGGTTCTTTTCGACCGCTGAAAAACTGGAAATTGACGGTACTCCTTTTATTTCTACAGCCCCAAAACCGGGAAGGCAGGATGCGTTGGAGTATTATCAGGGAATTGCCAGACAAAAAGAACTCAGTATCCATCTGTATGAAAGAGTTGTAAAGGTTTCAAAAAAAGAAGGAATATTTGAAATTGAAACAACAAAAGGGAGATATCATGCTAAAAATGTAGTCATTGCCACCGGATTCTACGATATTCCAAACCTTATGAATATTCCGGGAGAAGATCTTCCGAAAGTTAAACATTACTATACAGAACCCTATCCCTATGCCCGTCAGAAAATAGTTGTAGTAGGATCAAGTAATTCTGCAGTAGATGCAGCCCTCGAAACCTATAGAAAAGGAGCCGAAGTTACGATGATTATCCGCCATCCTGAAATTTCAAAAAGTGTAAAATACTGGGTAAAACCGGACATCGAAAACAGAATTGCAGAAGGCAGCATTACTGCTCATTTTAATGCAGAACTTAATGAGATCAGGGAAAATTCTGTTATCTTTAAAACAAATGATGGCCAGGTTCATGAGATTGAAAATGATTTTGTTTTAGCCATGACAGGCTACCTACCTGATTTTGATTTTCTGAAAAATTCAGGAATCGAACTGAATGGAGACTGCCTCAATCCGTTTTACAATCCTGAAACGATGGAAACCAATGTTCCTGATCTTTATCTTGCCGGTGTTGTATGTGGAGGAAAAGATACTCATCTATGGTTCATTGAAAACTCGAGAATCCATGCCAATATAATTATTGGTCATATTATTAAAAGGTATTCTACAGACAGGTCTTAA